tgcccatgttgTATGGTtcaaactagatgatcttgaaggtgccttccaacccaacccattctatgatttgtttgGTCTTGGTATTCTTAAAGGCACTGAGCACTGCTACACTGAGCAGTCTCCAAAACCAGTGAGGTCACCAGTTTCTCTTCtgggtgggaggagaaaaagaaaaggaagaagaaaagagggttggaactagatggcctgtaaggttctttccaacccaaacccatctgttttttttttatggtattTGAGATGTTTTCTAAAGTTAGAAATAGCCACAGCCTCTAATTTCTCAGTGCCTTAGGAATTGCTCCTTCAAGTTGCTAGATGAGCAGGTCCCTTCAAATATTAATTCTGTTTCAGCAAGCTACAGTTACAGGTAGGAAGAAACTAAATCTGTCACTGAAACTCAGTTTATTTAGTATCACAGCATTTAAGTAGTTGCTCTTCTAATCTACTTGTGCTCTGTCATTGACTAGTCTTAATTCTTTGTGGTTTGGAGACTGTTCATAAtagagaccagtgacaagtagtgtccctcaggggtcagtactgggaccagtgctgttttaACGTCTTTGTTAGTGGCactgagggcaccctcagcaggtctgctgatgacaccaagttgtgtAGCCCagttgacacactggagggaagggatggcatccagagggacttggacaggcttgagaggagggaccaagccAGCCTCATGTACTTCActaaggccaagtgcaaggttctgcacctgggcaggggcaatcccaagtacaaatccaggctgagcaaggagtggctcaagagcagccttgaggagaaggacttggggtgtcagttggtggaAAAccccccatgagccagcagtggtggctggcagcccagaaggcagctgtgtgctgagctgcatccaaagaagtgagagcagcaggacaagggaggtgattctgcccctctgctctggtgagaccccacctggagcactgcaaccAGTTATGGTGTCCTCAGCATAAGAggaacatggagctgctggagcaggtccagaagagggcacaaagatgatcagagagctggagcacctcccctatagggacaagctgagagatttggggctgtttagcctggagaaggctctagggagactgCAGTGCCTGGAGGGTGACTTTTTACAGGGATTGTAGTgtcaggatgaggggcagtggttttgagctggaagaggggagattgagactggaagtgctccctggaagtgttcaaagccaggttggatgaggctttgagcaacgtGGCCttgtggaagatgtccctgctaatggcagggttggaactagatgatctttaaggtcccttccaacccaaccaattttatgaatctatgaatttacTGTGCAAGCTCCTGTAGTTATTATCCAACGTGTATTTAAATCCTGAGCTGCAACAGCATTCCTGTCGTTGCCTCCAGGCTTGACACTGGGATTCTTTCTTCATTAGGTAATACAAGGTCACAGAGACAGAAGACAAatactttttctctctccctggtGCAATAATTGATGCTTGTGTGTTGTTGATTTATGCCTGGCAGAAATGACTGAGCTGTTAGATGGAGAACTGGATGCTCTCCGGGCTTTTTGCACCCTGAAGATAAGCAACATGTGTcaacagctcagctctgagcaGGCAGAGAGTGGCAAGGTGAGGAAGCTGCAGCATGgactcacagcaaagaaaccCCAGACAAGTGGCTCCAATCTCATTGTTCCTGATCAGCTGATGAACAGAATCCACCTGGAAAATATCCGAGAGACAGTTAAACAGGTACCCCAGGGAAGACAAAATGTAGATTTGGGCTGCACTTTTGGGAGAGCCACTGGGAAAAAAGGGCTTCTTGTAAGGATCAAATCAGGCTGGTCTTGCTGATGCCTGAAAGAGGTTAGGGCTTGAGAGCTCAAAAATTCCTTTTCCCACTTTTCTGTTAGCCACCACTGCAGAACTGCTGCCAGTGAAAAAAATGATTGTGAAATATAATCTGGTGATAAAATAATGATTTGTGTGACTGAACAAGGCTGGGGTGGTCAGTTACTGCAGGCCAAGATAAACCCTGCATCAAGTGAAGTAAAAAGCCTCATCATCTGGTTACATTTGCACCTCTTCGctgaggcagtggaacaggcagcccagggaggtggtggagtccccatccctggaggtgtgcaaggaacatgtgggcatggcactgtggaacatggtttagtggccatggtggtgttgggttgatggttggacttgatctacCAACCttaatgagtctatgattcttatTTATAGCAGTATTCTACGTGTCTGTGCTTGGAGATCAGTACAGAAtgtctgcagctgggaagggatttcTGATAAAAAATGAGCTTTGAATAGTAATTAGAgtcatttattttgctttatctCAATCGCATTTGCTGGCTTTAATTTATTGCCACAGAGCATTGGAAAAGTGACAGAAtattcctctgcagagcttgtgCTAGGTGAGCAGGGACTCAGGCTTTGAAAGTCACTCCTCATAATTATTTCAGGCTTCTTCTTTGTTAAAATGGTTTTAATTTGCAGcaatctgcatttttttcattgtgttAGTATTTACTGCGCctttggaatgtgtccagagaagagcaatgaagctggagaagggtctggagaacaggtctggtgtagagcagctgagggaactggcctgtttagtcttgagaaaaggagactgaggggagacctcattgctctctacaactccatgaaagaagattggagccaggtgggagatggtctcttctcccatggaacaagtgataggacgagaggagatggcctcaagttgccccagtgGACATTTAGGGTTGGAcatttagaagaaacttcttcactgaaatggttttcaatgactggaacaggctgccctaagaggtgattgaatccccagccctggaggtgtagagttagggaatggttggaatTCAGTGATCTTacaggccttttccaaccaaaaggattttgtgattctttatTTATGTTGGTAACACTAAGTCATTCCTGTGTccatttgtttctctctttgccTCCACTTCATAACATTTTTGTCCAGGGGAGGAAGACAACaagagaggctggagccaagaCTTCCTAGGATTCATTTCACTGCTTTTTGTATTTATGTAGCCAGATGGAATCTGTGTAAATTGAATCAGAGAAAATTATTGATACTTTATAACTGCACATACTTGGAATGTCCATAATGCTAATAAATACACTTAAGATTTGGTGGTGGATGAACTAACAAGGAAATAATAGGTAGCACTAATAAGTAGCACTATTTGCCTTACAAAGAAAACTGTAGAATTTTGTTTGCCTTCTGACTCAGAGATGCATAAAGATACCTGAGATGATTCCTTCAGAGTTTATTTACCTCTTAGAATTTGCAAAGATAACCATAACCTCTGTGGTTGATATTTAAGGCTTGATGTGTACTGTCAGCAGAGGAACACTGCTGTGAATATGAGCATCAGGAAAGCTTTGCCTGTCGTAAGAAGAAATAGTTTATTCCAGATCAGTGCCGTGGTTCTGAGATGCAAGGAGATAATTTTAAATGAAACtgagttatcacagaatcacagaatgcttaaagttggaagggacctttaaagctcatctagtctaaccatatgcagtcagcagggacgtctgcaactagagcaggttgctcagagctccaaacaacctgacctgctatagttccaggcatggagcatctcccacctctccaggcaacctggaACAGGGTCTtgccaccctcagtgtcaaacatttctgccttctctccagtctgaatctctctcttttagtttaaaccatcaccttTCTTCCTGTCACATCAGGCACTGCCCAaaattctgtccccagcttcctggTCAGCTCCTTGAAGTCCTAAAAGGACAccagaaggtttccctggagccttttcttcttcaggctgaacaagcccaactctctcagcctgtcctgaaaGGGGAATacctggagaaaagcaaatgtGTAATGTGCAAACATTCAGACAGGCTCTTCAAGATTATGGAATCATTTACAACTGCCTACAAAATTAAATCTTTGTTTTTAGGTGGTATTTCTCTATTCTTATTGATTGTTCCTAATGGAGTGCCCATCTTGCTGGGACAGACACTACTCATTGCATCCAAATCTCATCTTTCAGGTGACAGAAGCTGAAATCCACCGATCTTCAGTGTGCCCAGCCTGTCagaagaaggaagcagagctaGCCAAGGTTGCCTTTCTCAGAAGAAAGAAGGTGCTGATGGAAAGTGCTTTAATCCAGGATAAACTGGAAGAACAGATTTACTGCAGAGTAAGCAAATActgttaacaaaaaaaaaaaaaagtagtagttTGTCTCATACTTTCTGTAGCTAAAGAATCCATAAGCCACATTTCCCCCTGAATTGTGACAGTATCAGACTGACCTGAATGCAGAGCAAGTCAAAATAGAGTTTGGCTCCATAGCATTAACAGAATGCCCAGGACTAACACACTGATTGAGTCATTTGATTGATGGAGGCTGAAGGTCTTTCCCAGGATGCCCTGGAATTGTTTTGGGTACAGCTTGATTATTTCCCCACAGTTTGTTTTCTGTCCAAGACCAAATGGTAAATCCCAAAAGAATGGGATAGTAGGTAATCATGTCCATACTTGTCTTCCTTACTCATCCTTTGAGTAGGAGTCTCAGAATAGAACACTGCaaggtagaatcacagaattgtcttggttggaagagacctccaagatcaaccATTCacccagtactgccaggtcTCCACTAatccatatccctcagcaccacatctctgtggctttgaaacccctccaggtaAGGGGAcaccaccattgccctgggcagcctctgccaggccttgacagccctcaaggggaagaaattgttcctcgtgtacaacctaaacatcccctggggcaacttgaggcctttttCTCATGCTGTGGAGGCTAAGCCCTCTCAGATGCACTGAGATTTCTTGGAAGAACTCTCTTCTCTTTGCTATCACAAATATTCAAGCTTTATTGTTAGGAAATATCTCTGGATTCAAATATTCAAATATTCAAGCTTTATTGTTAGGAAATATCTCTGGATTCAAATATTCAAATATTCAAGCTTTATTGTTAGGAAATATCTCTGGAACATATGGTGGCCAATGTTACCTGAAACTTGGGGAATTCCTTGGGTCTCCTGTggctcttcctcatcttcctgaAGGAAGAATTCTTTTCTCACTTTTGCAAGGGAGTCAGACTGAAAGTAGGTTGTAGATACCCCATTCCTGTAAACCTTCCAGGTCAGCCCAGACAGCACTCtgagctgaagatgtccctgctgattacagggaggttggactagatgacctttaaaagtctcttccaacccaaaccagtctgtgattctgagcaATGAGTAACTCATGCTGTCTGAAGCCCTGAGATCTACCCTCCTGTGTTCGTGAGCAGGGTGGGAGTTTGgctgctgtgccacacactcCTTTTCTGCCTAATGCACCAGTCTGCTGCTTTTTGACTCCTATTCATTCCATACCTCAGATCTGAGAACTTCAAAGTGAGGCTTCACtcttttcctgatgtttttCTCCTGGCTTCCCTGCACaggccttttccttctcctccttagGGAAAAAAACTACCTTGTGGGGCAGATCACTTGCCACACTCTTCAACAAGGATTTTACACAGACCTTCAatatcatcgagtccaagcttCAACAGGGAAGGATTGGATGTAGCTGCCAATGGTAGACCTGTGATACAGGAATGAGAAATGGTGGGAATACAAACCCAATTCATttccacatttctttttctttcaggatGTGATTACACTTCTAGGAGAAGCACTCagaaaccttcccaaaccttcagAGGATCCCAAGGACTTATGGCAAAGGCTGAAATGTCCAAAGATGTAAGGCCTGAAATTAGTAAAGATAACTCAAGGACATAAAGAACTGGGAGAGTCTTGTACTGAATGCCAATCATGGTGGCtgtaacctgctctggcagtgatgAATTGGGTGGTGGTGCAATGCTCTTGCAGGTGGAACCAGATATGCCCAACCTGCTGGTGTCTGGGGTGTGAGTCAACTGCTTCATCCTTCCCAAATGCAAATATTGCAATTGAACCACACACTTTTGTCAAATTACAGGAGCCAACACCTCCTATTATTAATCTGACAAGTAATAAGTATTGTTTTTCATGGAATGGCTTCTGGGATTtcagagcagctcacagctgcTTCCATCCATAAGGAAATGATTCCATTTTTCAGGCCAGGGAGGTGTAATTACTGGCTTTCAGCTCAATCTTTGCCCACTGTCTCATGTTAAATTGAAAGTGAGAGCCCCAggtggaggagaaaaagaaggttGCAAAGTAACTGTAGGAAGGAGTAAAATGAAATGGGGTATTTATAGACCTGGAATAATGAGACTGTAACAGAAATTAATCAGCAAGGCTGCAGATGCCAACAGGACATGAAATGATAATAAATTAATTATAGAACCTGTGTAGGATAGGTgtccaggaggagaaaaaacaagattaaaaaaCATAGAATAAAATTGGAATAAGATgctaaataatatttttgaCCTGTTTTTAATCTATTTTGGAATCAATTGTAGAGTTTTGTGATTTTTTCATGATGGCAAAGTGACTGTCTTTCAAAGACTGGATCTTCACAGCCCAGacccaactgtgtcctgggctgcatccccagcagcatgggcagcaggtggagggagaggattctgcccctctgctctgctgagaccacacctgcagtgctgggcccagctctggagtcctcagcacagcagagacatggagctgttggagcagggctagaggaggccacagtaatgatgggagggctggaagccctctgctgtcaggtcaggctgagagagctggggttgttcaatgtggagaaggctctagagaaaccttctggtggcctttcagaaCTTCAAGGGACCAATAAGAAAGCTGTGGACAGACTTtcgagcagggcctgtggtgacaggatgagggctgatggtttgcactcaaagagggagattcagactggagagaagggagaaatgtttgacattgagggtggggagagcttgtcccaggttgcccagagaggtgggaaataccccatccctggcaccattgcagatcaggttgtttgtggctctgagcaacctgctctagatgtccctgctgactgcagggggttggactggatgagctttaaaggtcccttcccacccattctctgattccttaTCCAGGTGTATGCATCCAGCTAAAATGGCTCTAGGCTGGGCATCTCAGTGGGTTAGACAGTGAAATCATCTTCAGTGTAGCCTCAAAAGCTGAGTGCTGCTCTGTGGCCACCAACACAGGTACCTTCGTGATGACTACTGACAGCAGGAGCGGATTGTGTCGCTCTGGTGCTGACCCTGTGGCCGCTGGACTTGCGTGAGTCACAAGGTTACTGACTCTCATCAGTCTCCAGTTCCCTGACTTCTGCACATTTACATCTTGGAATGCTGTGGAAATCTTGAAGAAATATCCCTGTCTCTCAACTCATCCTGCTGTTTTCTTACAAAGAAATAGGATTCACAAATTCTGTTGCTTTTTATTGTCCCATTTTGGGGGACAATAACGAAAAGGGATTGTTGAAGTTGGCTTTGTATTTCGTACCCGTACAGTTTCTTTTGCACAGTATATATTGTTTATAAGAGTGCCTGAGGGCTGTGTAGCCTCTTGGTTTCACTTCCCACAGATTGATGgaaaaatctgaaaagaaatGTTAGGATGCAGAAGGAGACAGACCCACCAGTGTTAGCCAATATCTGCCTTTTGGTGCTTAAAAACTGACCCTGAATGTCTTCACTGATCCTGAGTAGGTCAAACCCCAGGTGAACACATTGCAGCCCCAAGCTGCTCAAAGCTGGTTTTCCTCACTTCTTCATCAGCACTTTGTTCTGATTCTTGTATACAGCAGCTTTAATAGTCCATGGAAAACATTCCCCTGGGCTTGGCTTTAACTTTGGAattgtcactgcaggctttaaaggttggaccagatgattaTGGGggctccagcctggcattctgtgattctgtgtctctatGTAATGAATAAACTACTGCTTCTTTCTTCCCATGAATCTATGGGCCTTCAAATTCTAGTGAGGCTACAGCTGGAGTCtggggtccagttctgggctctccagttcaagagagacagggaactactggagagagtccagtggacactccaaagatgctgaggggcctggagcatctctgtcaggagcaaaggctgagagaccaggAGTGgttgagcctggggaagaacagccctggaggagatctgatcaatgctgagcAAGAGATGaagggtgggaggcaagaggatgaggtcagactcttcccagtggtgcccaatgactaGGCAatgggcagtgggcacaaactggaactcaggaggctccatctggagatgaggagaaaattctttgctggagccctggagcaggctggatagagaggttgtggagttgtcttctctggagagtttccaaatCCCCCTgtccattgtgatcctgggtaaggtgctgtgggtgcccctgtttgagcagggggtttggactgaatgatcttcagaggtgccttccaactcctaccagtCTGATCCTGTGAAATGCTTCAATCCCTTAAATCTAGAGTCTTCCAATCTCACAACTGTCTTTTTGATGCTCCATCCTTGTTCCCTGGTTGCTTTGACCTGCACTCTGAAGTCTTTTGAAGTCTCCACCAATCCATCTGACATGAGGCAAAGGACACCTCTTGTTCCATATGAAGTCTCATTAGGGCTGTCAAGAGAGAAATAACAATCAGGAATGGAATCCTTTGGAACtgtcattttgttgttgttacctGTGAACACAGCTCTCAGCTCttagaaaaaacacagaaagtgAGTCCCAGGACtttaaacagaatcatagaatgcactgggtgggaagggatcttcagaagtcatccagtccaacccccctgcagtcatcagggatatctgcaactagagcaggttgctcagaaacacaaacaacctgacctgcaatggtgccagggatggggcatctcccacctctctgggcaacctgagccaggctctccccaccctcagtgtcaaacatttctgccttctctccagtctgaatctccctcttttagttcaagcCATCAGCCCGCATCCTGTCACCAGAGGCCAAAagtctgcccccagctttctgaAACAGGGATTTATTCTAAGTAGAAGATGACATTTTGTGCTTTCAGTACAGAGGTGCTTTCTAGACACACTGAAGTATTTCTGTGCAACTCTTGTTGCAAACTCTTCTCAAGCCTTTATGTAAATCCATTGAACTCTGAGCTGTTTGGATTTGGTATCAGACAATATTTGTCTGTAAATCACTTTTCACACTCAGTGGCTGTGCAGTTCGTGTTTGTTTGCATAAATGTTACAAAGACAGTTCCAATCACTGCTCTGAAAACATCAAAGCATATTTTGCTGCTGTCTGTTGcttgttttcctgctgctcaccacagctctttcattttttctacCAAGAATGATACAAAGAGATCACTCTGAGATCTAAGCGt
This DNA window, taken from Indicator indicator isolate 239-I01 chromosome 17, UM_Iind_1.1, whole genome shotgun sequence, encodes the following:
- the C17H8orf48 gene encoding uncharacterized protein C8orf48 homolog, which codes for MPVSADSSGSSEKWHVDLSQSSSGLDYSEDTFESFSEEEEGCWQEESKPSESCSTEDLEGSAVSDMLEGQNHAEKDSLYRQEDVGMDGGVWAAKRQQNVLWNKMTELLDGELDALRAFCTLKISNMCQQLSSEQAESGKVRKLQHGLTAKKPQTSGSNLIVPDQLMNRIHLENIRETVKQVTEAEIHRSSVCPACQKKEAELAKVAFLRRKKVLMESALIQDKLEEQIYCRDVITLLGEALRNLPKPSEDPKDLWQRLKCPKM